The genomic region GGGCCTTCCAGAGGGTAGCGCCGCGATGGGCAACCCAGGCACCTCCGCCAACCCCGCCGTGCGCCACCGCCTCTCGCCGCATCTCTCTCTTCGCTTCCCATCTGCCCGCGCCGCCTACGCCGCTCAGCGACCTAGCTTCTCGGTCTCTCGCCGCCGCGTTCGCACGGCGCTGGCCACCAACTTCGCCGCCGCCACAGCGACTGTATCCAACCATCCGAGGGCGCGGCAGCCTTGCATCCCACACCCGCCAGTGCCCAGCCCTTCGCCTCGGCAGTGGCCACGCTGGAGAAGAAGCCATACCATACCCACCCGACATGGTCGCAGGTGAGCCTGCACTTAATCTGAGACTACAAAATTGGGCTCAATCACGGGTCGTGTCGTCCCGACGGACGGAGGAGGACCGCCGCTAGAGCTCGCGTTGTCACTCAAACAGTACACCACCGCCACAAGCCCGGGCCGAATATGTCTACAGGGCAGCAGGGCTACCGCTGCCGCCGCACTTCACCGGCAAAGAAAGCCCTCCAGGTATTCCCAACCATCTCTTTCCTGCATGCTGTGCGAAACTGATTTTTCAAACTCTAATATCAAGTTATTTGGCTATTTGATGCCTATTTACCTTCTAACTTAAAAAAACTATCTGATGGTATTTAAGCCCATGTCCGTCTACTAGATCTACCCTGCGATGGAGTCCACGGTGAACCCGAAGGCGTACCCACTGACTGATGCGCAGCTAACGATGGGTATCCTCGATATCATCCAGCACTCCACCAACTACAAGCAGCTCAAGAAGGGAGCGAACGAAGGTACCGCACCAATCCATTGTGCACGTCCCCTGTCCTGTAATCTGTTAGTTCTGAGGCTTATACTATTCAAGTTGTGTCTTTTGTGTCTACGCGCAGCGACGAATACCCTGAATAGGGGGATATCAGAGTTTGTTGTGATGGCGGCGGATACAGAGCCTCTTGAGATCCTACTCCACCTCCCCTTGTTAGCTGAGGATAAGGTACTGATTTTTTTTTCTCGCTTTCCTCTTTTGTTTTGTAATATGGTGCTGTGTGATTATAGCTTGGACGCCATCTATATGTCATGTTGGTTGTTTTTCTCTCTTTCCTCTTTTGTAATTTTATCCCAAATGCTATATTAAAAGATTATGCCAAATGCTTAATAGGGTTGTTTTCAGTTATTTCTCTTAATATTGCGTTAGGATAAATTTGTTTGGTTGGTGTTCATACGACTTCTAGCAAATATTTTTGTTCAACTTTTGGTTGCCAAATCTTTGTCTTGCTAATTTTTTTAAGCTAACCAAACACAGACACTCTATATACCTGATTATCATACTTAGAGAGCAAAATTTAATCTAGATTTTTTCATCCACCTCGTTCTAGATATGAATCTTTTCATAATTGTAATAGGCAAGTTATTTTGCAAGTTGATTCTTTTACTGACTTAAGTGCATTAAACCAGGAAGCACATATTAAATTTTGAAGCACTGAAATTGTGCCACTGAAATTTTGAAGCACTTTGTTATTAACTAAGGTTGCCACAAATCATTAAGTCAACACATTAACCCTTGCAACAGTGCTACACGGCAACATGTTTTTATATTCAGCAAACTTTGGATGTGGTAGTACTCCACGTGTGTAAAATATCCTTTTGCTCTTTATTTGCATGGAATCACTTGACAACAAAAATGGTCATTGAACAAATTTATTCATTAGTAAATTAGCCTATGCTGCCATACATGAATGTCACTGAACCCATTCATCATCGAGAATCACATTCAAACCCGCAGTCGCAATTCAGCCTTTAATCAATAATAGGCACTTGTTTGAGGAGAAACGTGCTAAACAGGAAACTAGCATTATATATTACACATATAACAACAGGTAGGTGAGTGCAACACACTTACATAGCCCTTGTAGTGAAGCAGGACAGAGAGGCAAAGCACATTTGTGCATGTCCCAGAAAAttattcaccccctctatgcCAAGGTAGTGCAGGTGTTATCTTCGGAGACATGGTGTTGCTGTGTCAACTGCAGGGCACACTACAACTAGCGGCCGAGTAGCAGGAGATCGCTGCTACTCAGAGGGCCCCAAACTGCAGTCTAAAAGTTATAAGCAACTGCAGTCTTGATATGATAGGCTCAAATTTGGCTAGGTTCTGTTTTCGTGATAGAGAACATTGCTGCTGCATTCACTCTGGCAAATTTTGTTGAAGTTGTTCATAATGTCCTTATTCTCTTTTCTCCCCTTCCCTGAGACCAACATGAAAGAAAGAAAATTAGTGCAAACTTGATTCACTCAGCCGATACCACCGCCTGGATTGGCAGATCCATGTTTTGTAAATTTCTTGATTCAATGTTTGGGAGTGGGAACAACATGTATGCATTCTCATTCATTAACCTCTAAAATGTGAACTGTGATGCCGAGTTTTATTATAATATATTTGTTATAAATATATTTTGTCATTTGTTTTCCGAGACAAATCTACATGCCAATTTCATCGGTTCGATCTAATTAATTAAATTTAAGAAGTTGAAATGGCAGTAAGGAATTGGAGCTCTCTCCGCGCAGTAAGGAAGCGCGTGTTGCGGTTTGAGAGCTCCAATCTCCTAATCATGGTTGAGTTTGTGTGGAGAGAGCTCCGGTTTGTGCCTGAAGGCTCCGGTTTCATGATTTTCATTGGCAGTAAGGAACCGATGGCAGTGCGGAGAGAGCTCTCAAATCATGATTTTCATTAGCAGTAAGGAATCGATGGCAGTGCGGAGTAAGCTGATTAAGAAGTGCGGAGAGAGATATCTCCTAACTAATGAAAAAAGTTAGCTCCACCGATGGCAGTAAGGATATAATTTTTTCGTTGGTTGAGTTTGTGCCTGAAGGCTGACAGTGGATCTATTTGGCATATTTGTGCTGCCATGGTGCTTTCATCAGTCTAATATTATTTTTCCCTTTACTTCAGGGTTGTTATATTCAAAATGGAGCTAACTTTTCTTTAAGCATATGCAGTTATGCACATGTAAAATGAGAGCAATGGATGATTAGGAGATAACTACGAAACCTATACTTCTTGTGTTTC from Zea mays cultivar B73 chromosome 6, Zm-B73-REFERENCE-NAM-5.0, whole genome shotgun sequence harbors:
- the LOC103630317 gene encoding NHP2-like protein 1 isoform X2, which encodes MSTGQQGYRCRRTSPAKKALQIYPAMESTVNPKAYPLTDAQLTMGILDIIQHSTNYKQLKKGANEATNTLNRGISEFVVMAADTEPLEILLHLPLLAEDKTKSSHTRVDD
- the LOC103630317 gene encoding NHP2-like protein 1 isoform X1 — protein: MSTGQQGYRCRRTSPAKKALQIYPAMESTVNPKAYPLTDAQLTMGILDIIQHSTNYKQLKKGANEATNTLNRGISEFVVMAADTEPLEILLHLPLLAEDKVLIFFSRFPLLFCNMVLCDYSLDAIYMSCWLFFSLSSFVILSQMLY